Proteins encoded in a region of the Neodiprion virginianus isolate iyNeoVirg1 chromosome 2, iyNeoVirg1.1, whole genome shotgun sequence genome:
- the LOC124296952 gene encoding uncharacterized protein LOC124296952: MGGVCSCRGRASQVNAGSILDRVISQASNQDQCLLYRLANYKKGGELIEAYNSGGQLEVERVIREQFSVLMYAEGKGQVINRAEYLRWKFRDLEEVILPIEASLSKFDPLAQWKDHDACWQMQYRGSLGETLLHVLIICDTRIHTRVARILLKCFPKLAIDVVEGEEYLGASALHLAIAYNNNELVQDLVEAGAAVSQRATGSFFLPKDQQRLRPARTTDYEGLAYLGEYPLAWAACCANEGVYNLLLDSGAHPDEQDSFGNMILHMVVVCDELDMFGYALRHPKLPARNGIANSAGLTPLTLACQLGRAEVFREMLELSAREFWRYSNITCSAYPLNALDTLLPDGRTNWNSALFIILNGTKEEHLDMLDGGIIQRLLEEKWKTFARLQFLKRLVILIFHLVSLSLAVYLRPEYAESDLLAWPEDPTDVARTIAEAITVLGVLSYILVQLGGEVINIGLLSFLRQLSHEPAKLIFLVSNLLILTCIPCRLAENRWAEDAILIVAVPGSWFLLMFFAGAVRLTGPFVTMVYSMITGDMLTFGMIYTVVLLGFSQSFFFLYKGFPRDRHSLYDSYASTWMALFQITLGDYSYTELGLTTYPNLSKTVFAIFMVLVPILLLNMLIAMMGNTYAHVIEQSEKEWMKQWAKIVVSLERAVSQKEAHNYLQEYSIKLGPGDDPNNPASEQRGVMVIKSKSKTRAKQRKGAVINWKHVGKVTINELRKRGITGEDLRIIMWGRTSFSTPVRVPTSTASTEPTGVTALTGGFGDALSAALDVMAFAHDLDITTATQGIPTTANPIGGAKLPKTQQKPQPQQQQQQQQQQVTQKAQVVIGKSPGISELIEKKAIIAGNSERKPFITDTLVDLFGVRLEDNETQNLKSPVTVNENPDPLLDLVITAENPTCDDAILLNIAKTAQLISEVGDVQALQAHQRRSVTKLLPSSTVNAKKQFLIESSDNDILGDNILLGTESRLRRIRSASSRIAASRKYSHHGDEDSSTSSPSGDLTAGYHRLLNEPEEKSTVMQNDTQNISTSSKAVSTINGVNGHAAKGNKRRTVKTAKNRVAPKEVEGHGKRREKSAGAEAPAASPESSPDPLEPWSTRGIMDMNTILAWKENSPESP, from the exons ATGGGCGGCGTGTGCTCGTGTCGCGGACGGGCAAGCCAGGTCAACGCTGGTTCGATCCTGGACCGAGTGATCAGCCAGGCCAGCAACCAGGACCAGTGCCTGCTCTACCGGCTGGCGAACTACAAGAAGGGGGGCGAGCTTATCGAGGCCTACAACAGCGGGGGTCAGCTGGAGGTCGAAAGGGTCATCCGGGAACAGTTCAGCGTCCTGATGTACGCCGAGGGGAAGGGCCAGGTGATAAACAGGGCGGAGTACCTCAGGTGGAAGTTCCGGGACCTGGAGGAGGTCATCCTGCCGATCGAGGCATCGCTCTCCAAGTTCGACCCCCTCGCCCAGTGGAAGGACCACGACGCCTGCTGGCAGATGCAGTACCGCGGCTCCCTCGGGGAGACCCTCCTCCACGTCCTCATCATTTGCGACACCCGGATTCACACCCGCGTCGCCCGCATTTTGCTCAAGTGTTTCCCCAAGCTGGCCATCGACGTCGTCGAGGGCGAGGAGTACCTCGGGGCCAGCGCTCTCCACCTAGCCATAGCCTACAACAACAACGAGCTCGTACAGGACCTCGTCGAGGCCGGCGCCGCCGTCTCGCAACGAGCCACGGGCAGCTTCTTCCTTCCGAAGGATCAGCAGAGGTTGAGACCGGCTCGGACAACCGACTACGAAGGACTCGCTTATCTCGGCGAGTATCCCTTGGCATGGGCGGCCTGCTGCGCGAACGAGGGCGTCTACAATCTGCTCCTCGACTCCGGAGCTCATCCCGATGAGCAGGACTCCTTCGGCAATATGATTTTACACATGGTCGTCGTTTGCGACGAACTG GACATGTTCGGCTACGCGTTGAGGCACCCGAAACTGCCCGCTCGTAACGGAATCGCCAATTCTGCTGGGCTAACGCCTCTCACCCTGGCCTGCCAGCTGGGGCGTGCCGAAGTCTTTCGGGAAATGCTGGAGCTCTCGGCCCGAGAATTCTGGCGCTATAGCAACATCACGTGCTCCGCCTATCCGCTCAATGCTCTGGACACCCTCTTACCCGACGGCAGGACAA ACTGGAACTCGGCACTATTCATAATCCTGAACGGTACCAAAGAGGAACACTTGGACATGCTCGATGGCGGTATAATTCAACGTCTGCTTGAAGAAAAGTGGAAAACTTTTGCCCGC CTTCAATTTCTAAAGCGACTGGTTATCCTAATTTTCCATTTGGTGTCGTTGTCATTGGCGGTCTACTTGCGTCCCGAATACGCGGAATCGGACCTCCTGGCCTGGCCGGAAGACCCAACAGACGTGGCAAGAACCATAGCGGAAGCCATCACAGTTCTCGGAGTCCTCAGCTACATTCTCGTGCAGTTGGGCGGCGAGGTTATCAACATCGGACTTCTGTCCTTCCTCAGGCAACTG AGCCACGAGCCCGCAAAACTCATATTCCTGGTGAGCAATCTGTTGATCCTCACCTGCATCCCGTGCCGACTTGCCGAAAACCGTTGGGCCGAAGATGCGATTTTGATTGTAGCTGTTCCTGGCTCATGGTTTCTCCTCATGTTTTTCGCAGG GGCTGTACGACTAACCGGTCCTTTCGTAACGATGGTGTACAGCATGATAACCGGCGACATGTTGACGTTCGGAATGATATACACCGTTGTGCTTCTTGGATTTTCCCagtctttcttctttctttacaAGGGGTTCCCTAGGGACAGACATTCCCTCTACGACTCCTACGCTTCCACTTGGATGGCACTGTTTCAGATTACCCTTGGAGACTACAGC TACACGGAGCTGGGCCTTACGACGTACCCGAATCTGAGTAAGACGGTATTCGCCATTTTCATGGTTCTAGTACCCATACTATTACTCAACATGTTGATAGCCATGATGGGGAACACTTATGCTCACGTCATTGAGCAGAGCGAGAAGGAATGGATGAAGCAG TGGGCTAAGATAGTTGTATCTTTGGAACGTGCCGTTTCGCAAAAGGAGGCGCATAATTATCTGCAAGAGTACAGCATCAAGCTCGGCCCGGGCGACGACCCGAACAATCCTGCCTCTGAGCAACGGGGCGTTATGGTCATCAAGAGCAAATCCAAGACGCGAGCAAAGCAGAGAAAAGGTGCAGTCATCAACTGGAAG CATGTTGGAAAAGTGACAATAAACGAGTTGCGAAAACGCGGTATAACTGGAGAAGACCTTCGCATCATCATGTGGGGGAGAACTTCATTCTCAACGCCTGTACGAGTTCCAACAAG TACTGCATCAACCGAACCGACGGGAGTTACCGCATTAACTGGCGGATTCGGCGACGCCTTGTCAGCTGCTCTTGACGTGATGGCATTCGCCCACGATCTGGATATAACCACAGCGACCCAAGGCATCCCAACGACGGCGAATCCGATCGGGGGAGCAAAATTGCcaaaaacgcagcaaaagccGCAGCcgcagcaacagcaacagcaacagcaacagcaggtGACCCAGAAGGCGCAGGTTGTAATCGGGAAATCGCCAGGGATTTCggaattgattgaaaaaaaagcaatcaTCGCTGGCAATTCCGAACGAAAGCCGTTTATTACAGACACCC TTGTAGATCTATTCGGGGTACGATTGGAGGATAACGAGACTCAGAATTTAAAGTCACCCGTGACGGTGAACGAAAATCCGGACCCGTTGCTCGATCTCGTTATCACCGCTGAAAATCCTACCTGCGATGACGCAATCTTACTAAACATTGCAAAAACTGCTCAACTTATATCCGAAGTTGGGGACGTCCAGGCGCTTCAGGCTCATCAACGTCGATCAGTTACCAAGCTTCTACCATCCTCCACTGTCAATGCCAAAAAACAATTCCTGATCGAATCAAGCGATAACGACATTCTTGGAG ATAACATTCTTCTTGGCACGGAATCACGACTGCGAAGGATCCGTTCTGCCAGCAGCAGAATCGCAGCGAGCAGGAAATATTCTCACCACGGAGACGAAGACAGTTCCACGTCCTCACCTTCCGGCGACTTGACCGCGGGCTATCACCGGCTACTCAATGAACCGGAAGAAAAATCTACAGTGATGCAAAATGACACCCAGAACATTTCCACGTCGTCAAAGGCTGTATCGACGATTAACGGTGTCAACGGACACGCGGCCAAGGGTAATAAACGAAGGACTGTCAAAACGGCGAAAAACAG AGTGGCACCGAAGGAAGTGGAGGGGCACGGGAAGAGGAGGGAGAAATCGGCTGGAGCAGAGGCTCCTGCTGCATCACCGGAGTCTTCGCCAGATCCATTGGAACCCTGGAGCACGCGAGGAATTATGGATATGAACACGATTCTGGCCTGGAAGGAAAATTCCCCGGAAAGTCCGTAG
- the LOC124296963 gene encoding uncharacterized protein LOC124296963, whose amino-acid sequence MRRNENLSQELQEDTGNKLPRKESILDIRPAYNCIHKHLKQTDVFQEKAKRTLWKERLEIEIMNSRISCINKLLRPEAPQSQWRKSRSPKVFYRDGNAVTA is encoded by the exons ATGCGTAGGAATGAAAATCTTTCCCAAGAGTTACAAGAGGACACTGGTAAT AAACTGCCTCGAAAAGAGAGTATATTGGATATCAGGCCAGCTTATAACTGCATTCACAAACAC ttGAAGCAAACTGACGTGTTTCAAGAAAAGGCCAAGAGAACG TTGTGGAAAGAGCGTCTCGAGATTGAAATAATGAACAGCAGAATATCCTGCATCAACAAACTTCTGAGACCAGAG GCGCCGCAGTCTCAATGGCGAAAATCAAGATCGCCAAAAGTTTTTTACCGCGATGGAAACGCAGTAACAGCATGA
- the LOC124297683 gene encoding leucine-rich repeat, immunoglobulin-like domain and transmembrane domain-containing protein 2, whose product MNFLQIIYYATAMFVVGSLGEKCSDDCSCKWKNGKQTVECTDRSLTTIPGWIDSETQVLDMSGNKIKVLPKYIFKRLGLTNLQRLYLRGCHIDRIDSEALAGLTNLVELDLSNNLLTTIPNTSFADTQFLRDLILSHNPIQKVPANALKYTPNLVKLDISNCKINEVDSKAFEGLGLLESLKLNNNKLVNLHPSMFESLEKLTSIALHENPWKCDCHMRDIKIWLLKRNIPTLVAPACRGGPDQLLDKMFSELSVDDFACRPVLLVVTRYAEATIGENASIVCRVSAVPPAQIKWYWNGRMLANHSAFSSFQKILIFEEGQSRKKSTLVLTNAQESDSSEFYCVAENRAGSVEANFTLHVSLRTAGMSTLGSGQIAGISAALVVLILFILLIILVLFIRLRRMPLKEIKSSGGAQDGVAAGNGVVEGGGSSSRRKTDNDEATSFATFTEAKPPASLNLNYVQKPYAFSEDDYTFARYTESHAASGPGPCYSSTTSLMLVENPDLIRDTRRGSADETKPFTSGGYSIEVKNNKLLYSNCIWESKEEIPVGGYVVKDMQSAMTASVDAAQVASSVPPGAKQIRVWQKGVPVLPPVSALKRVLGSTRSSPDEGYQEGTGTDV is encoded by the coding sequence ATGAACTTTCTACAGATAATTTACTACGCAACAGCAATGTTCGTCGTTGGATCACTGGGGGAGAAGTGTTCGGACGATTGTTCTTGCAAATGGAAGAACGGGAAGCAGACGGTAGAATGCACGGATCGCTCCCTAACTACCATTCCCGGGTGGATCGATTCGGAGACTCAAGTGTTGGACATGagtggaaataaaattaaggtCCTACCAAAGtacattttcaaacgattaGGACTTACGAATCTGCAGCGGCTATACTTGCGCGGCTGTCACATTGACCGAATCGACAGCGAAGCTTTGGCCGGCTTGACTAATCTTGTCGAGTTGGACTTGAGCAACAACTTACTCACGACAATACCAAACACGAGTTTCGCCGACACGCAATTTCTGCGGGATTTAATACTGTCCCACAATCCGATACAAAAAGTACCGGCGAACGCTTTGAAGTACACCCCAAACCTCGTCAAGCTCGACATATCAAACTGCAAGATAAACGAGGTTGATTCGAAGGCCTTCGAGGGCCTGGGACTGCTGGAAAGCCTGAAACTGAACAACAACAAATTGGTCAACCTTCACCCGAGCATGTTCGAGTCGCTCGAGAAGCTGACCAGTATCGCTCTGCACGAGAATCCCTGGAAGTGCGACTGCCACATGAGGGACATAAAAATCTGGCTCCTAAAACGGAACATCCCAACGCTCGTCGCCCCGGCATGTCGCGGGGGTCCCGATCAACTGCTTGACAAAATGTTCTCAGAACTATCAGTCGACGATTTCGCCTGCCGTCCAGTTCTCCTAGTCGTGACTCGTTATGCCGAGGCGACGATCGGGGAAAACGCGAGCATAGTTTGCCGGGTGAGCGCCGTACCACCGGCTCAAATAAAGTGGTACTGGAACGGCAGGATGCTCGCGAACCATTCGGCGTTCAGCAGTTTCCAGAAGATCCTGATATTCGAGGAGGGCCAATCGCGGAAGAAGAGCACCCTCGTCCTGACAAACGCCCAAGAGTCGGACTCGAGCGAGTTTTACTGCGTCGCCGAGAACCGGGCCGGCAGCGTGGAGGCCAATTTTACCCTTCACGTGTCGCTGAGAACGGCGGGAATGTCGACCCTGGGCTCGGGTCAAATAGCCGGAATCTCCGCGGCCCTCGTTGTGTTAATTCTTTTCATCCTGTTAATCATCCTCGTGTTGTTCATCCGTCTGAGGAGAATGCCTCTGAAGGAAATCAAGTCCTCCGGGGGCGCGCAGGACGGCGTTGCAGCAGGCAACGGCGTCGTCGAAGGCGGCGGCTCGTCGTCACGGAGAAAAACCGACAATGACGAGGCGACCTCGTTCGCCACGTTCACCGAGGCGAAGCCGCCGGCATCCCTGAACCTGAACTACGTCCAGAAGCCGTACGCCTTCTCCGAGGACGATTACACCTTCGCCCGCTACACCGAGAGCCATGCGGCTTCCGGTCCCGGGCCGTGCTACTCGTCGACGACGTCGCTGATGCTCGTCGAGAACCCCGACCTTATCCGGGACACGCGGCGCGGTTCGGCCGACGAGACTAAACCCTTCACGTCCGGCGGCTACAGCATAGAAGTAAAGAACAACAAGCTCCTATACTCGAACTGCATATGGGAGTCGAAAGAGGAGATTCCCGTCGGCGGGTACGTCGTCAAGGACATGCAATCGGCGATGACGGCTTCCGTGGACGCGGCGCAAGTCGCCTCGTCCGTTCCTCCGGGCGCTAAGCAGATCCGCGTTTGGCAGAAGGGCGTCCCGGTTTTGCCACCCGTTTCCGCCCTGAAGCGGGTCCTCGGTTCAACACGGAGCTCGCCCGACGAAGGATACCAGGAAGGCACAGGCACCGACGTCTAG
- the LOC124296959 gene encoding arginine kinase-like gives MCDKRLCSCRQKSAASNVDPEILRKLEEGYKLLKNSDSPSLLKKYLTRDVFDKLKKRKTSYGSTLLHVIQSGVENLDSGIGIYAPDPEAYTVFAELFDPIIEDYHGGFGPDDIHPLPDWGKPADMGNLDPSGNYVISTRVRTGRSLAGYPFNPSMSETHYYEIENKVTDAFGKLEDDLKGQYYPLVGMEKDVQKKLIDDHFLFKEGDRFLQSAEACKYWPTGRGIYLNQSKTFLVWCNEEDHLRIISMQEGGDLGEVYARLVRAVTALERNLKFSRNERIGYLNFCPTNLGSAVRASVHVKLPKLSANLGRFEEIAGMYNLQVHRNRNTPELCVRLNMLPVLRT, from the exons atgtgtgACAAACGATTATGCTCGTGCCGACAAAAGTCAGCGGCGTCTAATGTCGATCCAGAAATACTACGGAAGCTGGAGGAgggttataaattattaaagaaCAGCGACAGCCCGTCGCTCCTCAAGAAATATTTGACACGCGACGTGTTTGATAAACTTAAAAAGCGCAAAACATCCTACGGATCGACCCTCCTGCACGTAATTCAGTCTGGCGTAGAAAATTTGGACTCTGGAATCGGGATCTACGCTCCCGATCCCGAAGCGTATACCGTGTTCGCCGAATTGTTCGATCCAATAATTGAGGATTACCACGGGGGCTTCGGTCCGGACGACATCCACCCCCTTCCAGACTGGGGAAAGCCCGCCGACATGGGGAACTTGGATCCTTCGGGAAACTATGTGATATCGACCAGGGTACGCACCGGCCGATCCCTCGCCGGCTATCCATTCAATCCCAGCATGAGCGAGACTCATTACTACGAGATTGAAAATAAG GTGACGGATGCTTTCGGTAAATTGGAAGATGACTTGAAGGGGCAGTATTACCCGTTGGTAGGAATGGAGAAGGACGTGCAGAAGAAGTTAATCGACGATCATTTCCTCTTCAAGGAAGGCGATCGATTCCTGCAGTCGGCCGAGGCCTGTAAATACTGGCCAACGG GTCGGGGAATATACTTGAACCAGTCGAAGACTTTTCTGGTTTGGTGCAACGAGGAGGACCACCTGCGAATAATCTCGATGCAGGAAGGGGGCGATTTGGGAGAAGTGTACGCCAGGTTAGTACGAGCTGTTACGGCGCTTGAGCGAAATCTGAAGTTCAGTCGGAACGAGAGGATTGGGTACCTCAACTTCTGCCCAACGAATTTGGGAAGCGCGGTGCGAGCTTCGGTGCACGTGAAGTTGCCAAAGTTGTCGGCGAACCTTGGCCGGTTTGAGGAAATCGCGGGAATGTACAACCTCCAG GTTCACCGCAATCGTAATACCCCAGAGTTGTGCGTGCGGTTAAATATGCTTCCCGTCTTGCGCACGTAA